A part of Chloroflexota bacterium genomic DNA contains:
- a CDS encoding hydrogenase iron-sulfur subunit, with translation METKPKIVLFQCQWCLYSEPDQQWVENNLPSSMHLVKVPCTGRINTLHVLNAIQGGADGVMISGCLPEKCHFKEGNLSAMRQQDEFANLLDYIGYEKERIRFVWLDLQDLGRIQKELAAFETDIAELGPTQNLATRSTEALRGDHA, from the coding sequence ATGGAAACCAAACCCAAAATTGTATTGTTCCAATGCCAATGGTGCCTCTATTCCGAACCGGACCAACAGTGGGTAGAAAATAACCTCCCCAGTTCAATGCACCTGGTCAAAGTGCCCTGCACCGGAAGGATCAACACCCTTCACGTTCTGAATGCCATTCAGGGCGGCGCCGATGGTGTGATGATCAGCGGCTGTCTGCCGGAGAAATGCCATTTCAAAGAAGGTAATCTGAGCGCTATGCGCCAGCAGGATGAATTCGCTAATCTGCTGGATTACATCGGCTATGAGAAAGAACGGATTCGTTTCGTTTGGCTCGATCTGCAGGACTTAGGCCGCATCCAAAAAGAACTGGCTGCATTTGAGACGGATATTGCCGAACTGGGCCCCACCCAGAATCTTGCCACCCGTTCAACAGAAGCTCTCCGAGGTGATCATGCCTGA